In one Pseudomonas sp. R84 genomic region, the following are encoded:
- the aceK gene encoding bifunctional isocitrate dehydrogenase kinase/phosphatase, whose product MPQQWPATDIARMILDGFDDYREHFRRITDGARERFEQARWQETQTASAARINLYEEKVSETIARLREYFDDETLMNVSCWPLVKSAYISVIDLRFDDELSETWYNSIFCGLFSHDLISDGCMFIHTTRPSLRRARAAQTRTYKPQGQLSGMLASIFADYRFSEDYADLPGDLLRLEAQLRDNLPDWVCKDPELSVELFSSVLYRNKGAYLVGRIYTRDEQWPLVIPLLHREGRGIQIDALITDEADVSIIFSFTRSYFMVDVPVPAEFIGFLRRILPGKHIAELYTSIGFYKHGKSEFYRALINHLANTDDQFIMAPGVRGMVMSVFTLPGFNTVFKIIKDRFSPSKNVDRATVIEKYRLVKSVDRVGRMADTQEFADFRFPLSKFDPACLEELLEVAPSTVSVEGDTVLIRHCWTERRMTPLNLYLENANDAQVREALEDYGLAIKQLAAANIFPGDMLLKNFGVTRHGRVVFYDYDEICFLTEANFRHIPAPRTPEDEMASEPWYSIGPLDVFPEEFPPFLFADSGQRKLFDQLHGELYNADYWKSLQEAIRAGKVIDVFPYRRRGLDNE is encoded by the coding sequence ATGCCGCAGCAATGGCCAGCCACCGACATCGCCCGCATGATCCTCGATGGCTTTGACGATTACCGCGAGCATTTCCGGCGGATCACCGACGGCGCCCGGGAGCGCTTCGAGCAGGCGCGCTGGCAGGAGACGCAAACGGCGTCGGCGGCGCGGATCAATCTCTATGAAGAAAAGGTCAGCGAAACCATCGCCCGTCTGCGTGAATACTTCGATGACGAAACGCTGATGAATGTCAGTTGCTGGCCGCTGGTGAAAAGCGCCTACATCAGCGTCATCGACCTGCGCTTCGACGATGAGCTGTCCGAGACCTGGTACAACTCGATTTTCTGCGGTCTGTTCAGCCATGACCTGATCAGCGACGGCTGCATGTTCATCCACACCACGCGTCCGAGCCTGCGCCGCGCCCGCGCCGCGCAAACCCGCACGTACAAACCACAGGGACAGCTGTCGGGGATGCTCGCGAGCATTTTTGCCGACTATCGTTTCAGCGAGGACTACGCCGATCTGCCCGGCGATTTGCTTCGCCTCGAAGCACAACTGCGCGACAATCTGCCGGACTGGGTGTGCAAGGACCCGGAACTCAGCGTCGAGCTGTTTTCCTCGGTGCTCTACCGCAACAAAGGCGCGTATCTGGTCGGGCGTATTTACACCCGCGACGAGCAGTGGCCGCTGGTGATTCCGCTGCTGCACCGCGAAGGACGCGGGATCCAGATCGATGCGCTGATCACCGACGAAGCCGATGTGTCGATCATTTTCTCGTTCACCCGTTCGTACTTCATGGTCGATGTGCCGGTGCCGGCGGAATTCATCGGTTTCCTGCGGCGCATTCTGCCGGGTAAGCACATCGCCGAGCTGTACACCTCGATCGGCTTCTACAAGCACGGAAAATCCGAGTTCTACCGTGCACTGATCAATCATCTGGCCAACACCGACGACCAGTTCATCATGGCCCCGGGCGTACGCGGCATGGTCATGAGCGTGTTCACCCTGCCGGGCTTCAACACCGTATTCAAAATCATCAAGGACCGTTTCTCGCCGTCGAAAAACGTCGACCGTGCCACGGTGATCGAGAAGTACCGGCTGGTAAAAAGTGTCGACCGGGTAGGGCGCATGGCCGATACCCAGGAGTTTGCCGACTTCCGTTTTCCGCTGAGCAAATTTGATCCGGCGTGTCTTGAGGAGTTGCTGGAAGTCGCACCGTCGACGGTGTCGGTCGAAGGCGACACGGTGCTGATCCGCCACTGCTGGACCGAGCGGCGAATGACCCCGCTCAATCTGTATCTGGAAAACGCCAACGACGCGCAGGTGCGCGAAGCGCTGGAGGATTACGGCCTGGCGATCAAGCAACTGGCAGCGGCGAACATCTTTCCCGGCGACATGCTGCTGAAGAACTTCGGCGTCACCCGGCATGGGCGGGTGGTGTTTTATGACTACGACGAGATCTGCTTTCTGACCGAAGCCAACTTCCGCCACATCCCAGCGCCGCGCACGCCGGAGGACGAAATGGCCTCCGAACCGTGGTATTCGATCGGGCCGCTGGATGTGTTTCCCGAGGAGTTTCCGCCGTTCCTGTTTGCCGATTCCGGGCAGCGCAAGTTGTTCGATCAGTTGCATGGCGAGTTGTATAACGCCGATTACTGGAAGAGCCTGCAGGAGGCGATTCGGGCGGGGAAGGTCATTGATGTCTTTCCGTATCGGCGCAGAGGCTTGGATAACGAGTAA